In Papio anubis isolate 15944 chromosome 20, Panubis1.0, whole genome shotgun sequence, a single window of DNA contains:
- the ZNF586 gene encoding zinc finger protein 586 isoform X10, whose protein sequence is MAAAAALRDPAQSSVTFEDVAVNFSLEEWSLLNEAQRCLYHDVMLETLTLISSLGCWHGGEDEAAPSKQSTCIHIYKDQGGHSGERPYECGEYRKLLKNKSCLTEPRRDHKHRNVRTGERPYECSKYGNLFHQNPTLHIGERFHTGQKTYECSECGKSFHQSSSLLQHQTLHTREKPYECIECGKGFAEKSGLINHRKVHSGAKRYECNECGKSFAYTSSLIKHRRIHTGERPYECGECGRSFAENSSLIKHLRVHTGERPYECGECGKSFRRSSSLLQHQRVHTRERPYECSECGKSFSLRSNLIHHQRVHTGERHECGQCGKSFSRRSSLIIHLRVHTGERPYECSECKKSFAENSSLIKHLRVHTGERPYECIDCGKSFRHSSSFRRHQRVHTGMRLCK, encoded by the exons AGCAGTGTGACCTTTGAAGACGTGGCTGTAAACTTTTCCCTGGAGGAATGGAGTCTTCTtaatgaggctcagagatgccTGTACCATGACGTGATGCTGGAGACCTTGACACTTATATCCTCCCTGG gTTGTTGGCATGGAGGGGAAGATGAGGCAGCACCTTCTAAGCAGAGcacttgtatacatatatacaaagaCCAGGGAGGTCATAGTGGAGAAAGGCCTTATGAGTGTGGGGAATATAGGAAATTATTAAAGAACAAGTCCTGCCTCACTGAACCCAGAAGAGATCACAAACACAGGAATGTTCGCACTGGAGAAAGACCTTATGAGTGCAGCAAATATGGGAATTTATTTCACCAAAACCCTACACTCCATATTGGTGAGAGATTTCATACTGGGCAAAAGACCTATGAATGCAGTGAGTGTGGAAAATCATTTCACCAAAGCTCTTCACTCTTGCAGCATCAGACGCTTCACACTAGAGAAAAGCCTTATGAGTGTATTGAATGTGGGAAAGGCTTTGCTGAAAAGTCCGGTCTCATTAACCACAGGAAAGTTCACTCTGGAGCAAAGCGTTATGAATGCAATGAATGTGGGAAGTCCTTTGCTTATACATCTAGTCTCATTAAACACAGGAGGATTCACACTGGAGAGAGGCCTTATGAGTGCGGTGAATGTGGGAGATCCTTTGCTGAAAACTCCAGTCTTATTAAACACTTGAGAGTTCACACAGGAGAAAGGCCTTATGAATGTGGTGAGTGTGGAAAATCATTTCGCCGAAGCTCTTCACTCTTGCAGCATCAGAGAGTTCACACTAGAGAAAGGCCTTATGAATGTAGTGAATGTGGAAAATCCTTTAGCTTAAGGTCCAACCTCATTCACCATCAGCGAGTTCATACTGGAGAAAGGCATGAGTGTGGGCAGTGTGGGAAATCCTTTAGCCGAAGATCTAGCCTTATTATACATCtgagagttcacactggagaaaggccttaTGAGTGCAGTGAATGTAAGAAATCCTTTGCTGAAAACTCCAGCCTTATTAAACACTtgagagttcacactggagaaaggccaTATGAATGCATTGATTGTGGAAAATCATTTCGCCACAGTTCTTCGTTCCGTCGCCATCAGAGAGTTCATACTGGAATGAGGCTTTGTAAGTGA
- the ZNF552 gene encoding LOW QUALITY PROTEIN: zinc finger protein 552 (The sequence of the model RefSeq protein was modified relative to this genomic sequence to represent the inferred CDS: deleted 1 base in 1 codon): MKAQCGLPLGYLAILGTVTFEDVAVNFTQEEWNLLSEAQRCLYRDVMLENQALISSLGCWCGVEDEEAPSKQSIIYIQRETQIRIPMAGVSLKKAHPCEMCGPILGDILHMGDHQGTHHKQKLHRCEAWGNKLYDSGNFHQHHNEYVGEKPYRGSVKEALFVKRCKFHVSEESSVFSQSGKDFLLRSGLLQKEATHTGEKSNRKTECVSPFHGGKTHYSCGGCMKHFSTKHILSQHQRLLPREECYVWCEYGKSFSKYNSFSNHQGVHATEKPYTCGICGKLFNSKSHLLVHQRIHTGEKPYECEVCRKFFRHKYHLIAHQRVHTGERPYECSDCGKSFTHSSTFHVHKRVHTGQKPYECSECEKSFAESSSLTKHRRVHTGEKPYGCSECEKKFRQISSLRHHQRVHKRKAL, translated from the exons ATGAAGGCCCAGTGTGGTTTGCCACTTGGATATCTGGCGATATTG GGCACAGTGACTTTTGAAGACGTGGCTGTGAACTTTACCCAGGAGGAATGGAATCTCCTtagtgaggctcagagatgccTGTACCGtgatgtgatgctggagaacCAGGCACTTATATCCTCCCTGG GTTGTTGGTGTGGAGTGGAAGATGAGGAGGCACCTTCTAAgcagagtata atatatatacaaagagaGACTCAGATCAGGATTCCTATGGCAGGTGTGTCTCTCAAGAAGGCCCACCCCTGTGAGATGTGCGGCCCTATCTTAGGAGACATTCTGCACATGGGAGATCATCAGGGAACACATCACAAGCAGAAACTGCACAGGTGTGAGGCCTGGGGGAACAAATTGTATGACAGTGGAAACTTTCATCAACACCACAATGAGTACgttggagagaaaccctacagaGGCAGTGTTAAGGAAGCATTGTTTGTGAAGAGGTGTAAGTTCCATGTGTCAGAGGAGTCATCTGTCTTCAGTCAGAGTGGGAAAGACTTTTTGCTCAGGTCAGGATTACTCCAGAAAGAGGCCACTCACACTGGGGAGAAGTCAAACAGAAAAACGGAGTGTGTGTCTCCCTTTCATGGGGGAAAGACTCATTACAGCTGTGGAGGATGCATGAAGCATTTTAGCACCAAACATATACTCAGTCAGCACCAGAGACTGCTCCCTAGAGAAGAATGTTACGTGTGGTGTGAATATGGGAAATCCTTTAGCAAATACAATAGCTTCAGTAATCATCAAGGAGTTCACGCTACAGAAAAACCTTATACATGTGGGATATGTGGGAAATTATTTAACAGTAAGTCCCACCTCCTTGTTCaccagagaattcacactggagagaagccgtATGAATGTGAGGTTTGTCGGAAATTTTTTAGGCACAAGTACCACCTCATTGCACACcagagagttcacactggagaaaggccaTATGAATGCAGTGATTGTGGAAAGTCATTTACCCACAGCTCTACATTTCATGTTCACAAGAGAGTTCACACTGGTCAGAAGCCTTATGAGTGCAGTGAATGTGAGAAATCTTTTGCTGAAAGCTCCAGTCTCACTAAACACAggagagttcacactggagaaaagcctTACGGGTGTAGTGAATGTGAAAAAAAGTTTAGGCAAATCTCTTCACTTCGTCATCATCAGAGAGTTCACAAAAGAAAGGCCTTATGA
- the ZNF586 gene encoding zinc finger protein 586 isoform X11 yields the protein MLETLTLISSLGCWHGGEDEAAPSKQSTCIHIYKDQGGHSGERPYECGEYRKLLKNKSCLTEPRRDHKHRNVRTGERPYECSKYGNLFHQNPTLHIGERFHTGQKTYECSECGKSFHQSSSLLQHQTLHTREKPYECIECGKGFAEKSGLINHRKVHSGAKRYECNECGKSFAYTSSLIKHRRIHTGERPYECGECGRSFAENSSLIKHLRVHTGERPYECGECGKSFRRSSSLLQHQRVHTRERPYECSECGKSFSLRSNLIHHQRVHTGERHECGQCGKSFSRRSSLIIHLRVHTGERPYECSECKKSFAENSSLIKHLRVHTGERPYECIDCGKSFRHSSSFRRHQRVHTGMRLCK from the exons ATGCTGGAGACCTTGACACTTATATCCTCCCTGG gTTGTTGGCATGGAGGGGAAGATGAGGCAGCACCTTCTAAGCAGAGcacttgtatacatatatacaaagaCCAGGGAGGTCATAGTGGAGAAAGGCCTTATGAGTGTGGGGAATATAGGAAATTATTAAAGAACAAGTCCTGCCTCACTGAACCCAGAAGAGATCACAAACACAGGAATGTTCGCACTGGAGAAAGACCTTATGAGTGCAGCAAATATGGGAATTTATTTCACCAAAACCCTACACTCCATATTGGTGAGAGATTTCATACTGGGCAAAAGACCTATGAATGCAGTGAGTGTGGAAAATCATTTCACCAAAGCTCTTCACTCTTGCAGCATCAGACGCTTCACACTAGAGAAAAGCCTTATGAGTGTATTGAATGTGGGAAAGGCTTTGCTGAAAAGTCCGGTCTCATTAACCACAGGAAAGTTCACTCTGGAGCAAAGCGTTATGAATGCAATGAATGTGGGAAGTCCTTTGCTTATACATCTAGTCTCATTAAACACAGGAGGATTCACACTGGAGAGAGGCCTTATGAGTGCGGTGAATGTGGGAGATCCTTTGCTGAAAACTCCAGTCTTATTAAACACTTGAGAGTTCACACAGGAGAAAGGCCTTATGAATGTGGTGAGTGTGGAAAATCATTTCGCCGAAGCTCTTCACTCTTGCAGCATCAGAGAGTTCACACTAGAGAAAGGCCTTATGAATGTAGTGAATGTGGAAAATCCTTTAGCTTAAGGTCCAACCTCATTCACCATCAGCGAGTTCATACTGGAGAAAGGCATGAGTGTGGGCAGTGTGGGAAATCCTTTAGCCGAAGATCTAGCCTTATTATACATCtgagagttcacactggagaaaggccttaTGAGTGCAGTGAATGTAAGAAATCCTTTGCTGAAAACTCCAGCCTTATTAAACACTtgagagttcacactggagaaaggccaTATGAATGCATTGATTGTGGAAAATCATTTCGCCACAGTTCTTCGTTCCGTCGCCATCAGAGAGTTCATACTGGAATGAGGCTTTGTAAGTGA